One stretch of Streptomyces sp. NBC_00443 DNA includes these proteins:
- a CDS encoding ATP-dependent Clp protease ATP-binding subunit produces MTSGFTGGPEDYDPFGEFLARFFGGPRPGPRQIDIGRLLSQPARELVQGAAQYAAEHGSRDLDTQHLLRAALSAEPTRSLLTRAGADPDSLATEIDERSGPVQHPPGEVPPPTSLSLTPAAKRALLDAHDLARARGTGYIGPEHVLSALAANPDSAAGHILNAARFAPSGPGMPPEASDSSQSRPRVDQRPRVDSGTPTLDKYGRDLTDLARRGRIDPVIGRDEEIEQTVEVLSRRGKNNPVLIGDAGVGKTAIVEGLAQRIADGDVPDILGGRRVVALDLTGVVAGTRYRGDFEERLNNIVGEIRSHSDQLIVFIDELHTVVGAGGGGEGGSMDAGNILKPALARGELHVVGATTLEEYRRIEKDAALSRRFQPILVPEPTAADAIEILRGLRDRYEAHHQVRYSDEALVAAVELSDRYLTDRRLPDKAIDLIDQAGARVRLGARAKGTDVRTLEREVEQLYRDKDQAVTDEQYEQATQLRDRIVELKQRIAEASDNEEADEGQHLEVTAEAIAEVVSRQTGIPVSSLTEEEKDRLLGLEEHLHERVVGQDEAVRVVSDAVLRSRAGLASPDRPIGSFLFLGPTGVGKTELARALAEALFGSEERMVRLDMSEYQERHTVSRLVGAPPGYVGHEEAGQLTEVVRRHPYSLLLLDEVEKAHPDVFNILLQVLDDGRLTDSQGRTVDFTNTVIVMTSNLGSEAIGRGGTGIGFGAGDEEADEQARSERVLRPLREHFRPEFLNRIDEVVVFRRLTPEQLERITNLLLDKTRRLLHAQGVSVDFTGAAVDWLSERGYQPEYGARPLRRTIQREVDNQLSRLLLDGRIGEGGRVTVDVADGQLTFRAEELPPAPEL; encoded by the coding sequence ATGACCAGCGGCTTCACTGGTGGTCCGGAAGACTACGACCCCTTCGGAGAATTCCTCGCCCGCTTCTTCGGCGGCCCGCGCCCCGGCCCCCGGCAGATCGACATCGGCCGCCTGCTCAGTCAGCCGGCCCGGGAGCTGGTGCAGGGCGCCGCCCAGTACGCCGCCGAGCACGGCAGCCGCGACCTGGACACCCAGCACCTGCTGCGCGCCGCCCTGTCCGCCGAGCCGACCCGGAGCCTGCTCACCCGGGCGGGCGCGGACCCCGACTCGCTGGCGACGGAGATCGACGAGCGGTCGGGCCCGGTCCAGCACCCGCCGGGCGAGGTCCCGCCGCCGACGTCGCTGTCCCTGACCCCGGCCGCCAAGCGCGCCCTGCTCGACGCCCACGACCTGGCCCGGGCGCGGGGCACCGGCTACATCGGCCCGGAGCATGTGCTCAGCGCCCTCGCCGCGAACCCCGACTCCGCGGCCGGCCACATCCTGAACGCGGCCCGCTTCGCCCCCTCCGGCCCCGGCATGCCGCCCGAGGCCTCGGACAGCTCCCAGTCCCGGCCCCGCGTCGACCAGCGACCGCGCGTCGACTCCGGTACGCCCACCCTTGACAAGTACGGCCGCGACCTCACCGACCTCGCCCGCCGGGGCCGTATCGACCCGGTGATCGGCCGGGACGAGGAGATCGAGCAGACCGTCGAGGTGCTGTCGCGGCGCGGCAAGAACAACCCGGTGCTGATCGGCGACGCGGGCGTCGGCAAGACCGCGATCGTGGAGGGCCTGGCCCAGCGGATCGCGGACGGCGACGTGCCCGACATCCTCGGCGGCCGCCGGGTGGTCGCGCTGGACCTGACGGGCGTGGTGGCGGGCACCCGCTACCGGGGCGACTTCGAGGAGCGGCTCAACAACATCGTGGGCGAGATCCGCTCGCACTCCGACCAACTGATCGTCTTCATCGACGAGTTGCACACCGTCGTAGGCGCCGGAGGCGGCGGCGAGGGCGGCTCCATGGACGCCGGGAACATCCTCAAGCCGGCGCTGGCCCGCGGCGAGTTGCACGTCGTGGGCGCGACCACGCTGGAGGAGTACCGCAGGATCGAGAAGGACGCGGCCCTCTCCCGCCGCTTCCAGCCGATCCTCGTCCCCGAGCCGACCGCCGCCGACGCGATCGAGATCCTGCGCGGCCTGCGCGACCGCTACGAGGCCCACCACCAGGTCCGCTACAGCGACGAGGCGCTCGTCGCCGCCGTGGAACTCTCCGACCGCTATCTCACCGACCGCCGCCTGCCGGACAAGGCGATCGACCTGATCGACCAGGCGGGCGCCCGGGTCCGGCTGGGTGCGCGGGCCAAGGGGACGGACGTACGGACCCTGGAGCGCGAGGTCGAGCAGCTGTACCGGGACAAGGACCAGGCGGTCACCGACGAGCAGTACGAGCAGGCCACGCAACTGCGCGACCGTATCGTCGAGTTGAAGCAGCGCATCGCGGAGGCCTCCGACAACGAGGAGGCCGACGAGGGACAGCATCTGGAGGTCACCGCCGAGGCCATCGCGGAGGTCGTGTCCCGGCAGACCGGCATCCCGGTGAGCAGCCTCACCGAGGAGGAGAAGGACCGGCTGCTCGGCCTGGAGGAGCACCTGCACGAGCGGGTCGTCGGCCAGGACGAGGCGGTGCGCGTGGTCTCCGACGCGGTGCTGCGCTCCCGGGCCGGACTCGCCAGCCCCGACCGGCCGATCGGCAGCTTCCTCTTCCTCGGCCCGACCGGCGTCGGCAAGACCGAGCTTGCCCGCGCGCTCGCCGAGGCGCTGTTCGGCAGCGAGGAGCGGATGGTCCGCCTGGACATGAGCGAGTACCAGGAACGGCACACCGTCAGCCGCCTGGTCGGCGCCCCGCCCGGGTACGTCGGCCACGAGGAGGCCGGGCAGCTCACCGAGGTGGTGCGCCGGCACCCGTACTCGCTGCTCCTGCTCGACGAGGTCGAGAAGGCTCACCCGGACGTCTTCAACATCCTGCTGCAGGTCCTGGACGACGGCCGGCTGACCGACTCCCAGGGCCGCACGGTCGACTTCACCAACACGGTCATCGTGATGACCAGCAACCTGGGTTCGGAGGCGATCGGCCGCGGCGGCACCGGCATCGGGTTCGGCGCGGGTGACGAGGAGGCCGACGAACAGGCGCGCAGCGAGCGGGTCCTGCGGCCGTTGCGCGAGCACTTCCGGCCCGAGTTCCTCAACCGCATCGACGAGGTCGTCGTCTTCCGCCGCCTGACCCCGGAGCAGTTGGAGCGGATCACCAACCTGCTGCTGGACAAGACCCGTCGTCTGCTGCACGCCCAGGGCGTCTCGGTCGACTTCACCGGCGCGGCAGTCGACTGGCTCTCCGAGCGCGGCTACCAGCCCGAGTACGGCGCCCGCCCGCTGCGCCGCACGATCCAGCGGGAGGTCGACAACCAGCTCTCCCGGCTGCTCCTGGACGGCCGGATCGGCGAGGGCGGCCGGGTGACGGTGGACGTGGCGGACGGCCAGCTCACCTTCCGTGCGGAAGAGCTGCCGCCCGCCCCCGAGTTGTGA
- the ggt gene encoding gamma-glutamyltransferase has product MRRPVARKLSVLAVSAAVVSVGAAAPPGAQSSPEKVPVAVGYGGAVSSVDADASAAGIEVLRKGGNAVDAAVATAAALGVTEPYSAGVGGGGYFVYYDAKSRTVRTIDGRETAPLSADSDLFVENGKAIPFAEAVTSGLSVGTPGTPATWQKALDKWGSKRLGTVLQPAERLARDGFTVDDTFRSQTAANETRFRYFPDTAELFLPNGALPVVGSTFRNPDLARTYAELAKRGVGALYRGDIAEDIVDTVNHPPVDPGSGWKARPGDLTAKDLATYRTKSQAPTRTSYRGLGVYSMAPSSSGGTTVGEALNILENTDLSKASEVQYLHRYIEASRIAFADRGRWVGDPAFEDVPTKDLLSQRYADSRECLIKDDAVLTSPLAPGDPRNPAACDAGGTAAPTTYEGDSTTHLTVADKWGNVVSYTLTIEQTGGSGITVPGRGFILNNELTDFSFTPANPAVHDPNLPGPGKRPRSSMSPTIVLDRHDKPVVALGSPGGATIITTVLQTLTGFVDRGLPLVDAIAAPRASQRNAAQTELEPGLDSESKARLEAIGHSFKPNPEIGAATAVQRLPEGKWLAAAERGRRGGGSAMVVRPAS; this is encoded by the coding sequence ATGCGTCGCCCTGTCGCGCGGAAACTGTCGGTCCTGGCGGTCTCGGCCGCCGTGGTGTCGGTGGGAGCCGCGGCGCCCCCCGGCGCGCAGAGCAGCCCCGAGAAGGTCCCCGTGGCGGTCGGCTACGGCGGCGCCGTGTCGAGCGTCGACGCGGACGCGTCCGCGGCCGGCATCGAGGTCCTGCGCAAGGGCGGCAACGCCGTCGACGCCGCCGTGGCCACGGCCGCCGCGCTCGGCGTCACCGAGCCCTACTCCGCCGGCGTCGGCGGGGGCGGCTACTTCGTCTACTACGACGCCAAGTCCCGTACGGTGCGGACCATCGACGGCCGCGAGACCGCGCCGCTGAGCGCGGACTCCGACCTGTTCGTGGAGAACGGCAAGGCGATCCCCTTCGCCGAGGCCGTCACCAGCGGCCTGAGCGTCGGCACCCCGGGCACGCCCGCCACCTGGCAGAAGGCGCTCGACAAGTGGGGGAGCAAACGGCTCGGCACCGTGCTGCAGCCCGCCGAGCGGCTGGCCCGGGACGGCTTCACCGTCGACGACACCTTCCGCTCGCAGACCGCCGCGAACGAGACCCGGTTCCGCTACTTCCCGGACACCGCCGAGCTGTTCCTGCCGAACGGCGCCCTGCCGGTCGTCGGCTCCACCTTCAGGAACCCCGATCTCGCCCGGACCTACGCGGAGTTGGCGAAGAGGGGCGTCGGCGCGCTCTACCGGGGCGACATCGCCGAGGACATCGTCGACACGGTCAACCACCCGCCCGTGGACCCGGGCTCCGGCTGGAAGGCCCGCCCCGGCGACCTCACCGCCAAGGACCTGGCCACGTACCGCACCAAGTCGCAGGCGCCCACCAGGACCTCGTACCGCGGACTCGGCGTCTACTCCATGGCGCCCTCCTCCTCCGGCGGCACGACGGTCGGCGAGGCGCTGAACATCCTGGAGAACACGGACCTGTCGAAGGCGAGCGAGGTCCAGTACCTGCACCGCTACATCGAGGCCAGCCGTATCGCCTTCGCCGACCGCGGGCGCTGGGTCGGCGACCCGGCCTTCGAGGACGTACCGACCAAGGACCTGCTGTCGCAGCGCTACGCCGACTCGCGGGAGTGCCTGATCAAGGACGACGCGGTGCTGACCAGCCCCCTCGCGCCGGGCGACCCGCGCAACCCGGCGGCCTGCGACGCCGGTGGCACGGCGGCCCCGACCACCTACGAGGGCGACAGCACCACCCACCTCACGGTGGCCGACAAGTGGGGGAACGTCGTCTCCTACACGCTGACCATCGAGCAGACCGGTGGCAGCGGCATCACGGTCCCGGGCCGTGGCTTCATCCTCAACAACGAGCTGACGGACTTCTCCTTCACCCCCGCCAACCCGGCCGTGCACGACCCGAACCTGCCGGGTCCGGGCAAGCGTCCGCGTTCCTCGATGTCCCCGACCATCGTCCTCGACCGGCACGACAAGCCCGTCGTGGCGCTCGGTTCGCCAGGTGGCGCGACCATCATCACGACCGTGCTGCAGACCCTGACCGGCTTCGTCGACCGTGGACTGCCGCTGGTCGACGCGATCGCCGCGCCGCGCGCCAGCCAGCGCAACGCGGCCCAGACCGAGCTGGAACCCGGGCTCGACAGTGAGTCGAAGGCCCGGCTGGAGGCCATCGGCCACTCCTTCAAGCCCAACCCCGAGATCGGCGCCGCCACCGCTGTGCAGCGGCTGCCGGAAGGGAAGTGGCTGGCCGCCGCCGAGAGGGGACGGCGGGGCGGCGGCTCGGCGATGGTGGTGCGGCCGGCGTCGTAG